In Mycobacterium stomatepiae, the following are encoded in one genomic region:
- a CDS encoding YciI family protein has translation MPTFITIGYGDEAGYRRLSDERKRAAHARDDELSASGARIGRAGDPIQVRNPDGAGVRVEPGPFLRSTLPIAGFAVIEAEDLDTAIERVSHTPCAMAHGVVEVWPLLP, from the coding sequence ATGCCAACTTTCATCACGATCGGTTACGGCGACGAGGCCGGATACCGCCGGTTGAGCGACGAGCGCAAACGGGCCGCGCACGCCCGCGACGACGAACTCAGCGCGTCGGGCGCCCGTATCGGCCGCGCGGGAGACCCGATCCAGGTCCGCAATCCGGACGGCGCGGGGGTCAGGGTCGAGCCGGGACCCTTCCTCCGATCCACGCTGCCGATCGCCGGGTTCGCGGTGATCGAGGCCGAGGATCTCGACACGGCGATCGAGCGGGTGAGCCACACGCCGTGCGCGATGGCGCACGGGGTCGTCGAGGTATGGCCGCTGCTGCCCTGA
- a CDS encoding error-prone DNA polymerase has protein sequence MGWFNGPPSWAEMERVLDGKPRHAGAPALSGPAEEAPFSHKRPAYRPPEGGRTTRSAVAYAELHAHSAYSFLDGASTPEELVEEAARLDLRALALTDHNGLYGAVRFAEAAAELDVRTVFGAELSLGTQARTEQPDPAGPHLLVLARGPEGYRRLSRQLAAAHLAGGEKGKLRFDIDTLTEAAGGHWHILTGCRKGHVRQALSEGGPDAAERALADLVDRFGAHRVCVELTHHGQPLDDERNAALAGIAARFGVGVVATTGAHFAHPSRSRLAMAMGAIRARKSLESAAGWLAPLGGSHLRSGEEMARLFAQVPFGGPNAVTAAAELGEQCAFGLALIAPQLPPFDVPAGHTEDSWLRQLVMAGARDRYGLPEAAPRAYAQIEHELKVIAQLTFPGYFLVVHDIARFCRENNILCQGRGSAANSAVCFALGVTAVDPVVNELLFERFLSPARDGPPDIDMDIESDQREKVIQYVYDKYGRDYAAQVANVITYRGRIAVRDMARALGFSQGQQDAWSKQIGHWNGLGPNSDDPAPDIEGIPEQVIDLATQIRNLPRHMGIHSGGMVICDRPIADVCPVEWARMENRSVLQWDKDDCAAIGLVKFDLLGLGMLSALHYAKDLVAEHKGLDVDLARLDLSEPAVYEMLQRADSVGVFQVESRAQMATLPRLKPRVFYDLVVEVALIRPGPIQGGSVHPYIRRRNGIDPVVYDHPSMESALRKTLGVPLFQEQLMQLAVDCAGFSAAEADQLRRAMGSKRSTERMQRLRGRFYEGMRELHGATDEVIDRTYEKLEAFANFGFPESHALSFASLVFYSSWFKLHHPAAFCAALLRAQPMGFYSPQSLVADARRHGVLVHGPDVNASLAHATLENAGTEVRLGLGAVRHIGDDLAEQLVEERKANGAFVSLLDLTTRLQLSVPQAEALATAGALGCFGTSRREALWAAGAAATQRPDRLPGVGAHGADGSHIPALPGMSELELAAADVWATGISPDSYPTQFLRADLNAMGVVPAEELLGVPDGDRVLIAGAVTHRQRPATAQGVTFINLEDETGMVNVLCTPGVWARHRKLANTAPALLIRGQVQNASGAVTVVAERLGRITLAVGSKSRDFR, from the coding sequence GTGGGCTGGTTCAACGGGCCGCCTAGTTGGGCGGAGATGGAGCGGGTGCTCGACGGCAAGCCGCGCCATGCCGGCGCGCCCGCCCTATCCGGTCCGGCGGAGGAGGCCCCCTTCTCGCACAAGCGCCCGGCCTATCGACCACCGGAGGGCGGCCGTACCACCCGCTCCGCTGTCGCCTACGCCGAGCTGCACGCGCATTCGGCATACAGCTTTCTGGACGGAGCCAGCACGCCCGAGGAGCTGGTCGAGGAGGCGGCCCGGCTGGATCTGCGGGCGCTGGCGTTAACCGACCACAACGGTCTGTACGGCGCGGTGCGGTTCGCCGAAGCCGCCGCCGAACTCGACGTGCGCACCGTGTTCGGCGCCGAGCTGTCGCTCGGTACGCAGGCCCGGACCGAGCAGCCGGACCCCGCCGGTCCGCACCTGCTGGTGCTGGCCCGCGGTCCGGAGGGTTACCGGCGGCTGTCGCGGCAGTTGGCCGCGGCGCATCTGGCCGGCGGTGAGAAAGGCAAGCTGCGCTTCGACATCGACACGCTGACCGAGGCCGCGGGCGGGCATTGGCACATCCTGACCGGGTGCCGTAAAGGCCATGTCCGCCAAGCGCTTTCCGAAGGCGGACCGGACGCGGCGGAGCGGGCGCTGGCCGATCTGGTGGATCGATTCGGCGCGCACAGGGTGTGCGTCGAGTTGACGCATCACGGGCAGCCCCTCGACGACGAACGCAACGCTGCGCTGGCCGGGATCGCGGCACGCTTCGGGGTCGGAGTCGTCGCCACCACCGGAGCGCATTTCGCCCATCCGTCGCGCAGCAGGCTGGCCATGGCGATGGGTGCCATCCGGGCCCGGAAGTCGCTGGAGTCGGCCGCCGGATGGCTGGCCCCGCTAGGCGGCTCGCATCTGCGGTCCGGCGAGGAGATGGCCCGCCTGTTCGCGCAGGTGCCCTTTGGGGGCCCGAATGCGGTGACCGCCGCCGCCGAACTCGGCGAGCAGTGCGCGTTCGGCCTGGCGCTGATCGCGCCGCAGCTTCCGCCGTTCGACGTGCCCGCCGGGCACACCGAGGACAGCTGGTTGCGGCAGTTGGTGATGGCGGGAGCGCGCGATCGCTACGGCCTGCCCGAGGCCGCGCCGCGGGCGTACGCCCAGATCGAGCACGAGTTGAAAGTCATTGCCCAACTGACGTTTCCGGGTTACTTCCTGGTGGTGCACGATATCGCCCGCTTTTGCCGGGAGAACAACATCTTGTGCCAGGGCAGGGGATCGGCGGCCAACTCCGCGGTCTGTTTCGCCCTGGGTGTCACCGCGGTCGATCCGGTGGTCAACGAGCTGTTGTTCGAGCGCTTCTTGTCGCCGGCCCGCGACGGGCCGCCCGACATCGACATGGACATCGAGTCGGATCAGCGCGAAAAGGTCATCCAGTACGTCTACGACAAATACGGCCGCGACTACGCCGCCCAGGTCGCCAATGTCATCACCTACCGTGGCCGAATCGCGGTGCGCGACATGGCCCGCGCCCTGGGTTTCTCGCAGGGCCAGCAGGATGCGTGGAGCAAGCAGATCGGCCACTGGAACGGGCTTGGCCCCAATTCAGATGACCCAGCGCCGGACATCGAGGGCATCCCCGAGCAGGTGATCGATTTGGCCACCCAGATTCGGAACCTGCCGCGGCACATGGGTATTCACTCCGGCGGCATGGTGATCTGCGATCGCCCGATCGCCGACGTCTGCCCGGTGGAATGGGCGCGGATGGAGAATCGCAGCGTCCTGCAATGGGACAAAGACGACTGCGCGGCCATCGGTTTGGTGAAGTTCGATCTGCTCGGGCTGGGTATGCTCTCGGCGCTGCATTACGCCAAAGACTTGGTGGCCGAACACAAAGGCCTCGACGTCGACCTGGCCCGCCTCGATCTCTCCGAGCCGGCGGTGTACGAGATGCTGCAGCGCGCCGATTCCGTCGGAGTGTTCCAGGTGGAGTCGCGAGCGCAGATGGCCACCCTGCCGCGATTGAAGCCGCGGGTGTTCTACGACCTGGTGGTCGAGGTCGCGCTGATCCGCCCCGGGCCCATCCAGGGCGGGTCGGTGCACCCTTACATCCGGCGGCGCAACGGCATCGATCCGGTCGTCTACGACCACCCGTCCATGGAATCCGCGCTGCGAAAGACGTTGGGGGTACCGCTTTTCCAGGAGCAGCTGATGCAGCTCGCGGTCGACTGCGCCGGCTTCTCCGCCGCCGAGGCCGACCAGCTGCGCCGCGCCATGGGCTCCAAGCGCTCGACCGAACGAATGCAACGGCTGCGCGGCCGGTTCTACGAGGGCATGCGCGAATTGCACGGCGCCACCGACGAGGTGATCGACCGGACCTACGAAAAGCTAGAAGCCTTCGCCAATTTCGGTTTTCCGGAAAGCCATGCGCTGTCGTTCGCGTCGCTGGTGTTCTACTCGTCGTGGTTCAAGCTGCATCACCCGGCGGCGTTCTGCGCCGCGCTGCTGCGTGCGCAGCCGATGGGTTTCTATTCACCGCAGTCGCTGGTGGCCGATGCGCGCCGGCACGGCGTGCTGGTGCACGGCCCGGACGTCAACGCCAGCCTGGCGCACGCCACACTCGAGAACGCCGGCACCGAGGTTCGCCTCGGGTTGGGCGCGGTCCGGCATATCGGCGACGACCTCGCCGAGCAGCTGGTCGAGGAGCGAAAGGCTAACGGCGCGTTCGTGTCTCTGCTGGATCTGACCACCCGGCTGCAGCTCTCGGTGCCGCAGGCCGAAGCGTTGGCGACGGCCGGGGCGCTGGGCTGCTTCGGGACGTCGCGGCGCGAGGCGCTGTGGGCGGCCGGGGCCGCGGCCACCCAACGGCCGGACCGGCTACCCGGGGTGGGGGCCCATGGTGCTGATGGGTCGCACATCCCGGCGCTGCCCGGAATGAGCGAACTGGAGCTGGCGGCCGCCGACGTGTGGGCCACCGGCATCTCCCCGGACAGCTATCCGACCCAGTTTCTGCGGGCAGATCTGAACGCGATGGGGGTAGTACCCGCCGAGGAACTGCTCGGCGTGCCCGACGGGGACCGCGTGCTGATCGCCGGCGCGGTGACCCATCGGCAGCGCCCCGCCACAGCGCAAGGCGTGACGTTCATCAACCTCGAAGACGAGACCGGGATGGTCAACGTGCTCTGTACGCCGGGGGTGTGGGCGCGACACCGCAAGCTGGCCAACACCGCACCGGCGCTGCTGATCCGCGGTCAGGTCCAAAACGCCAGCGGCGCAGTCACCGTCGTGGCCGAGCGGTTGGGTCGCATCACCCTGGCCGTCGGATCGAAGTCGCGCGACTTTCGCTGA